One window of Longimicrobiaceae bacterium genomic DNA carries:
- a CDS encoding transglycosylase SLT domain-containing protein, with the protein MLAALPAAVALGVAVGVRAPSVSLALGPRRGPPDTIRAGRISIPRPPPVVQAPYLERAVARKSPREVAISELALRYNITGALARTIHDAAIEQGIDPELGFRLVRVESVFDVNAVGRGAVGLTQLMPGTARAIDPEVDTRRELLDPRTNLRLGFTNLREMIELFEGDVRLGVIAYNRGEVAVQRALRRGQDPENGYGRLVLGGRAHGGKPYAGTGLLEAPGKE; encoded by the coding sequence ATGCTCGCCGCGCTCCCGGCCGCCGTGGCGCTGGGGGTGGCGGTCGGGGTGCGGGCGCCGAGCGTGTCGCTGGCGCTGGGCCCGCGCCGGGGGCCGCCGGACACCATCCGCGCCGGACGGATCTCCATCCCCCGGCCGCCGCCCGTGGTGCAGGCGCCCTACCTGGAGCGGGCGGTGGCGCGCAAGTCGCCGCGCGAGGTGGCGATCTCCGAGCTCGCGCTGCGCTACAACATCACCGGGGCGCTCGCCCGCACCATCCACGACGCGGCGATCGAGCAGGGGATCGACCCGGAGCTGGGGTTCCGCCTGGTGCGGGTGGAGAGCGTCTTCGACGTGAACGCGGTGGGCCGGGGCGCGGTGGGGCTCACCCAGCTCATGCCGGGGACGGCGCGCGCCATCGACCCGGAGGTGGACACCCGCCGCGAGCTGCTCGACCCGCGCACCAACCTGCGGCTGGGCTTCACCAACCTCCGCGAGATGATCGAGCTCTTCGAGGGCGACGTGCGGCTGGGAGTGATCGCCTACAACCGCGGGGAGGTCGCCGTGCAGCGCGCGCTGCGGCGGGGCCAGGACCCCGAGAACGGCTACGGGCGGCTGGTCCTGGGCGGGCGGGCGCACGGCGGGAAGCCGTACGCCGGAACAGGGCTGCTGGAGGCGCCCGGGAAGGAATGA
- a CDS encoding undecaprenyl-diphosphate phosphatase, translating into MDWILLLKAAVMGLVEGATEFLPVSSTGHLIVAARWLGFDEYRGAETFEVFIQLGAILAVVWLYRAKIFGVLRAAPTSPEARRLILNIAIAFVPAAAIGFLVHDWIKEHLFSPFVVAVALVVGGFLILAVERWHRPFHTETVDDIRPPSALWVGLAQILSLIPGTSRSGATIMGGIAVGLSRVAATEFSFFLAIPIMFAASFYDLYKSLDTLSAADVPVFAVGFVVSFLSAIVFIRALIRFVSSNTFVPFAWYRIVFGGILLVLYWGAR; encoded by the coding sequence ATGGACTGGATACTCCTGCTCAAGGCGGCGGTAATGGGGCTGGTGGAAGGGGCCACCGAGTTCCTCCCCGTCTCCTCCACGGGCCACCTGATCGTGGCGGCCAGGTGGCTGGGGTTCGACGAGTACCGTGGCGCGGAGACCTTCGAGGTGTTCATCCAGCTCGGAGCCATCCTGGCGGTGGTATGGCTGTACCGGGCCAAGATCTTCGGGGTGCTCCGGGCGGCGCCCACCAGCCCGGAGGCGCGGCGGCTGATCCTGAACATCGCCATCGCCTTCGTCCCGGCGGCGGCGATCGGCTTCCTGGTGCACGACTGGATCAAGGAGCACCTGTTCAGCCCGTTCGTGGTGGCGGTCGCGCTGGTGGTGGGCGGCTTCCTCATCCTTGCCGTGGAGCGCTGGCACAGGCCCTTCCACACGGAGACGGTGGACGACATCCGGCCGCCGAGCGCGCTCTGGGTGGGGCTCGCGCAGATCCTGTCGCTCATCCCGGGGACCTCGCGCTCGGGGGCCACCATCATGGGCGGGATCGCGGTGGGGCTGTCGCGCGTGGCGGCGACGGAGTTCTCGTTCTTCCTCGCCATCCCCATCATGTTCGCGGCGTCGTTCTACGACCTGTACAAGAGCCTGGACACGCTCAGCGCCGCGGACGTGCCGGTGTTCGCGGTAGGGTTCGTGGTTTCCTTCCTCTCGGCGATCGTGTTCATCCGGGCGCTGATCCGCTTCGTCTCCAGCAACACCTTCGTCCCCTTCGCCTGGTACCGGATCGTCTTCGGCGGCATCCTCCTGGTGCTCTACTGGGGCGCACGGTAG
- a CDS encoding sodium:solute symporter: MTGAFTTLDVVVLVAYVAGVTAFGTWLGRKQKDARDYFLADRSIPWWAVCFSVVATETSALTFISLPATAYGSDLWMLQLAAGYLLGRIAVAALLLPGYFRGEMLTAYALLERRFGLATRRFASVIFMVTRAFADGVRVFATAIPIRLITGLPYWQAILLTGAVTLLYTYHGGLKAVIWTDVVQMFLYVFGGVAALVVILGDVPGGWDALVASVPAEKWRVVHLDGGFADARWLLTGVVGGAFLSMASHGVDHLIVQRLLASPSLPDARRALLGSGVLVILQFALFLVVGVGLYAFYRGQAFATPDEIFPRFIVEELPPGVTGIVIAAILAAAMSTVSSSLNSLASASTFDLYAPLAGRVGDDAHLARVGKAFTVLWAVVLIGGAMLFELASQGTPVVIVALQIASFTYGGLLGGFLLGILVRRADQADAVLGMAAAIVLMGGLWAAQQFGAIPKVVDTLWFALIGSAVTVAAGTLSSLVRGSRGAPPAIT, translated from the coding sequence ATGACGGGGGCGTTCACCACGCTGGACGTGGTCGTGCTGGTGGCGTACGTGGCGGGCGTGACCGCGTTCGGCACCTGGCTGGGGCGGAAGCAAAAGGACGCGCGCGACTACTTCCTGGCCGACCGCTCCATCCCCTGGTGGGCGGTGTGCTTCTCGGTGGTCGCCACCGAGACGAGCGCGCTGACCTTCATCAGCCTCCCCGCCACGGCGTACGGCAGCGACCTGTGGATGCTGCAGCTCGCGGCCGGGTACCTGCTGGGGCGGATCGCCGTGGCCGCGCTCCTCCTCCCCGGCTACTTCCGCGGGGAGATGCTGACCGCGTACGCGCTGCTGGAGCGGCGGTTCGGGCTCGCCACCCGCCGCTTCGCCTCGGTGATCTTCATGGTGACGCGCGCCTTCGCGGACGGGGTGCGGGTCTTCGCCACCGCCATCCCCATCCGGCTCATCACCGGGCTCCCCTACTGGCAGGCCATTCTCCTCACCGGCGCCGTCACCCTGCTGTACACCTACCACGGCGGGCTGAAGGCGGTGATCTGGACCGACGTCGTGCAAATGTTCCTGTACGTGTTCGGGGGCGTGGCCGCGCTGGTGGTGATCCTGGGCGACGTGCCGGGCGGGTGGGACGCCCTGGTGGCCTCGGTCCCGGCGGAGAAGTGGCGGGTCGTGCACCTGGACGGCGGCTTCGCGGACGCCCGCTGGCTCCTCACCGGGGTGGTGGGCGGCGCCTTCCTTTCCATGGCCTCGCACGGGGTGGACCACCTGATCGTGCAGCGGCTCCTGGCCTCCCCCTCGCTCCCGGACGCGCGCCGGGCGCTGCTGGGGAGCGGGGTCCTGGTGATCCTGCAGTTCGCCCTGTTCCTGGTGGTGGGGGTGGGGCTCTACGCCTTCTACCGGGGGCAGGCGTTCGCCACCCCGGACGAGATCTTTCCCCGCTTCATCGTGGAGGAGCTCCCGCCGGGGGTGACGGGGATCGTGATCGCGGCGATCCTGGCGGCGGCCATGTCCACCGTCTCCTCGTCGCTGAACTCGCTGGCCTCGGCGAGCACCTTCGACCTGTACGCGCCGCTCGCCGGCCGCGTGGGCGACGACGCGCACCTGGCCCGCGTGGGGAAGGCGTTCACGGTCCTGTGGGCCGTGGTGCTGATCGGCGGGGCGATGCTCTTCGAGCTGGCGTCGCAGGGGACGCCGGTGGTGATCGTCGCGCTGCAGATCGCCTCCTTCACCTACGGGGGCCTCCTGGGCGGCTTCCTCTTGGGGATCCTGGTGCGCCGCGCCGACCAGGCCGACGCCGTGCTGGGGATGGCGGCCGCCATCGTGCTGATGGGCGGGCTGTGGGCCGCGCAGCAGTTCGGCGCGATCCCCAAGGTGGTGGACACCCTCTGGTTCGCGCTGATCGGGTCGGCGGTGACCGTCGCGGCGGGGACGCTGAGCAGCCTGGTGCGGGGGAGCCGGGGCGCTCCGCCAGCAATCACCTGA